One Bombus pyrosoma isolate SC7728 linkage group LG9, ASM1482585v1, whole genome shotgun sequence genomic window carries:
- the LOC122570675 gene encoding zwei Ig domain protein zig-8-like — MRTLLIILSTFLEIQLYFTGSRAEQQQSLRASNELVSLNSSEDKSEDVVEGPIREVLAQSGSTANLPCKITEPGAGTITWMKRKNRRLLTVGTSTHSVDKRFVVMHSSTDWLLQIRAVTIQDEGIYECQVTSHPVQRNFVLLKITEAYSIIPGAPDLHVKQGSSLRLECQLKAAAESPLYVFWYRQGHMINYDEEPGVKVELTKNGSILMVNKTKPSHGGNYTCSPSNAKPAYVMVHVIEEEEKPAAMHGGDRRNLSPAILASNFLVSLLAAVSWRIPSFTSLYPT, encoded by the exons ATGAGAACGCTTCTGATCATACTGAGCACTTTCTTGGAAATACAACTTTATTTCACTG GGAGCCGGGCGGAGCAGCAACAATCGTTAAGGGCCAGCAACGAATTGGTGTCATTAAACAGCTCCGAGGATAAAAGCGAAGATGTCGTCGAAGGTCCCATCAGGGAAGTTCTTGCACAAAGCGGAAGCACCGCGAATTTGCCCTGCAAAATTACCGAACCTGGCGCTGGAACC ATTACATGGATGAAGCGTAAAAACAGACGGTTGTTAACCGTTGGCACAAGTACCCACTCAGTCGACAAACGATTTGTCGTGATGCATTCGAGTACTGATTGGTTACTTCAAATACGAGCAGTTACTATCCAGGACGAGGGTATATACGAATGTCAG GTTACGTCGCATCCAGTGCAACGGAATTTCGTGCTCTTGAAGATCACAGAAGCGTACTCGATCATACCAGGGGCGCCTGATTTACACGTGAAGCAAGGTTCCAGTCTGCGGTTGGAGTGTCAACTGAAGGCAGCTGCGGAATCGCCCCTCTACGTCTTCTGGTATCGTCAGGGACATATGATCAACTACGACGAGGAGCCAGGCGTGAAAGTTGAATTGACCAAGAACGGATCGATTCTGATGGTCAACAAAACGAAACCGTCGCACGGCGGTAATTATACGTGCTCGCCGAGCAATGCAAAACCGGCTTACGTGATGGTTCACGTGATCGAAG AGGAAGAGAAACCGGCGGCAATGCACGGAGGAGACAGAAGGAACCTTAGTCCAGCAATTTTAGCGAGTAACTTTCTGGTGTCCCTCTTGGCGGCCGTCAGCTGGAGGATACCGAGTTTCACCAGCCTTTACCCGACATGA